A stretch of Elephas maximus indicus isolate mEleMax1 chromosome 27, mEleMax1 primary haplotype, whole genome shotgun sequence DNA encodes these proteins:
- the LOC126068498 gene encoding non-histone chromosomal protein HMG-14-like produces the protein MPKRKVSSAEAVVKEEPKRRLVRWSAKPAPEKVDTYPKSQQQKEKSSVKDVQRKGKRGAKGKHAEVANQGSKDLPAENGEIKN, from the coding sequence ATGCCCAagaggaaggtcagctcagcagAAGCGGTGGTGAAGGAGGAGCCCAAGAGGAGGCTGGTGAGGTGGTCAGCTAAACCTGCTCCTGAAAAAGTGGACACCTACCCAAAAAGCcagcagcaaaaggaaaaatcttCAGTCAAGGATGtgcaaagaaaagggaaaaggggagcAAAAGGAAAACACGCTGAAGTGGCTAACCAAGGCTCTAAAGATTTACCTGCAGAAAATGGAGAAATTAAAAACTAG